The proteins below come from a single Bacteroidales bacterium WCE2004 genomic window:
- a CDS encoding L-arabinose isomerase — translation MAFENCELWWVTGAQLLYGGDAVVAVDGHSKEMVAGLNASGNIPVKIVYKGTANSSKEVEAVMKAANNEPKCVGVITWMHTFSPAKMWIKGLQSLEKPLLHFHTQYNAEIPWDKIDMDFMNLNQSAHGDIEYGHICARMRVPRKVVVGYWKSEEAQKKIAVWARVAAGVADAKEVRCLMFGMNMNNVAVTDGDRVEFEQRLGYHVDYYPVSSLMEYYKKVTDAEVEALVEEYKKLYTVKIDESGEQVYWEKVRNSAKAEIALRRVLKDEGATAFTTNFDDLGDADVDAPDFCGFDQIPGLASQRLMEEGYGFGAEGDWKTACLYRTLWVMSQGLPTGCSFLEDYTLNFAGDKSSCLQSHMLEICPMIASDKPKLEVHFLGIGIRKQQTARLVFTSKTGPGIKATVVDLGNRFRLIAQDVECIEPKPMPKLPVASALWVPQPTFEVGAGAWILAGGTHHSAFSYDITAEYWDDFAEMTGIEFVHIHKGTTIPEFKKELRMNEVYYLLDKALK, via the coding sequence GGACACTCCAAGGAGATGGTCGCGGGGCTCAACGCCTCCGGCAACATCCCCGTCAAGATTGTCTATAAGGGCACTGCCAACAGCAGCAAGGAAGTGGAGGCCGTGATGAAGGCCGCCAACAACGAGCCCAAGTGCGTGGGCGTCATCACCTGGATGCACACGTTCTCCCCGGCCAAGATGTGGATCAAGGGCCTCCAGTCCCTGGAGAAGCCGCTCCTGCACTTCCACACCCAGTACAACGCGGAGATTCCCTGGGACAAGATCGACATGGACTTCATGAACCTCAACCAGAGCGCCCACGGCGACATCGAGTACGGCCACATTTGCGCCCGCATGCGCGTGCCGCGCAAAGTCGTCGTCGGTTACTGGAAGAGCGAGGAGGCCCAGAAGAAGATCGCCGTGTGGGCCCGCGTGGCCGCCGGCGTGGCAGACGCCAAGGAGGTCCGCTGCCTGATGTTCGGCATGAACATGAACAACGTGGCCGTGACCGACGGCGACCGCGTGGAGTTCGAGCAGCGGCTCGGTTACCACGTGGACTACTACCCGGTCTCGTCCCTGATGGAATACTACAAGAAGGTCACCGACGCCGAGGTCGAGGCCCTGGTGGAGGAGTACAAGAAACTCTACACCGTCAAGATCGACGAATCCGGCGAGCAGGTGTACTGGGAGAAGGTCCGCAACTCCGCCAAGGCGGAGATCGCCCTGCGCCGTGTCCTGAAGGACGAAGGCGCCACGGCCTTCACCACCAACTTCGACGACCTCGGCGACGCCGACGTGGACGCTCCGGACTTCTGCGGTTTCGACCAGATCCCGGGCCTCGCCTCGCAGCGCCTGATGGAGGAGGGCTACGGTTTCGGCGCCGAAGGCGACTGGAAGACCGCCTGCCTCTACCGCACCCTCTGGGTGATGTCCCAGGGCCTGCCGACGGGCTGCTCCTTCCTTGAGGACTACACGCTCAACTTTGCCGGCGACAAGAGCTCCTGCCTGCAGAGCCACATGCTCGAGATCTGCCCGATGATCGCGAGCGACAAACCGAAGCTCGAGGTCCATTTCCTCGGCATCGGCATCCGCAAGCAGCAGACCGCCCGCCTGGTCTTCACCTCCAAGACCGGCCCCGGCATCAAGGCCACCGTGGTGGACCTCGGCAACCGTTTCCGCCTGATCGCGCAGGACGTGGAGTGCATCGAGCCCAAGCCGATGCCCAAGCTCCCCGTCGCCTCCGCTCTCTGGGTCCCGCAGCCGACCTTCGAAGTCGGCGCCGGCGCCTGGATCCTGGCCGGCGGCACGCACCACTCCGCATTCAGCTACGACATCACGGCCGAGTACTGGGACGATTTCGCCGAGATGACCGGCATCGAGTTCGTCCACATCCACAAGGGCACCACCATCCCCGAGTTCAAGAAGGAGCTCCGGATGAACGAGGTCTACTATCTGCTCGACAAAGCGCTGAAGTAA